One genomic segment of Arcobacter porcinus includes these proteins:
- the tsf gene encoding translation elongation factor Ts, whose amino-acid sequence MAGATPQLIKELRELTGAGMMDCKNALNETGGDIEKAVQALREAGLGKAAKKAGNVAAEGLIAIEINNNNTKAVILELNSQTDFVAKNENFINLTKEITAHALNSNISDAEALNASTIAGQEFQTYLAEKIATIGENLVARKLETIEGSVVNGYVHVTGRTGVILAAKCDEAAKEKTTALLRNIAMHASAMKPTVISYKDLDQAFVESENRAIRAEIEAENDELRRLGKPQKKIPDFVSKSQLTQEAIANAKAKFEEELKAQGKPEKIWANIIPGQIERFITDNTQLDTRFALLSQAYVMNDKQTVEQAIAEVDASIEITSYIRFELGEGIEKKEEDFAAEVAKQMGK is encoded by the coding sequence ATGGCAGGAGCAACACCACAACTAATTAAGGAGTTAAGAGAACTTACTGGTGCTGGTATGATGGATTGTAAAAATGCATTAAACGAAACTGGTGGGGATATTGAAAAAGCTGTTCAAGCTTTAAGAGAAGCAGGACTTGGAAAAGCTGCTAAAAAAGCTGGGAACGTAGCTGCTGAAGGACTTATTGCTATTGAGATTAATAACAATAATACAAAAGCTGTTATTTTAGAGTTAAACTCTCAAACAGATTTTGTTGCAAAAAATGAGAATTTTATTAATCTTACTAAAGAGATTACAGCTCATGCTTTAAATTCAAATATCTCTGATGCAGAAGCATTAAATGCTTCAACTATTGCAGGTCAAGAGTTTCAAACATATTTAGCAGAAAAAATTGCAACAATTGGTGAAAATTTAGTTGCTAGAAAACTAGAGACAATTGAAGGTAGTGTTGTAAATGGTTATGTACACGTTACAGGAAGAACAGGAGTTATTTTAGCTGCAAAATGTGATGAAGCAGCAAAAGAAAAAACAACTGCTCTTTTAAGAAATATTGCTATGCATGCATCTGCTATGAAACCAACAGTTATTTCATATAAAGATTTAGATCAAGCATTTGTTGAGTCTGAAAACAGAGCTATTAGAGCAGAAATTGAAGCTGAAAATGATGAGTTAAGAAGACTTGGAAAACCTCAAAAGAAAATTCCAGACTTTGTTTCTAAATCACAATTAACGCAAGAAGCAATTGCAAATGCAAAAGCTAAATTTGAAGAAGAGCTAAAAGCTCAAGGTAAACCAGAAAAAATCTGGGCAAATATTATTCCAGGGCAAATTGAGAGATTTATCACTGATAATACTCAATTAGATACAAGATTCGCTCTTTTATCACAAGCTTATGTAATGAATGATAAACAAACAGTAGAACAAGCAATTGCTGAAGTTGATGCTTCTATTGAAATTACATCTTATATCAGATTTGAACTTGGTGAAGGTATTGAGAAAAAAGAAGAAGATTTTGCAGCAGAAGTTGCAAAACAAATGGGAAAATAA
- a CDS encoding ATP-binding cassette domain-containing protein, producing the protein MKDFVLNIKNLNFAYKKNHLIFENFNLNIKKGELKTILGKSGSGKTTLFELILGNLKAQSGEINKKSVSIIFQDPFSSFHPTYTIYEQIKDVLKRDFKDEVDTILPKLKLEESFLYKKPFELSGGQLQRCSILRAVLQKPDLILLDEPTSALDNVTAYETMKLILTLLDSCAILLVTHDLDLASWCSDNIIRLENGK; encoded by the coding sequence TTGAAAGATTTTGTTTTGAATATAAAAAATCTTAATTTTGCTTATAAAAAAAATCATCTAATATTTGAAAACTTTAATTTAAATATAAAAAAAGGTGAACTAAAAACAATTTTAGGAAAAAGTGGAAGTGGAAAAACTACACTTTTTGAGCTAATTTTAGGAAATTTAAAAGCACAAAGTGGAGAGATTAATAAAAAATCAGTATCAATTATATTTCAAGATCCATTTTCATCTTTTCATCCAACATATACAATTTATGAGCAGATAAAAGATGTATTAAAAAGAGATTTTAAAGACGAAGTTGATACTATTTTGCCAAAATTAAAACTAGAAGAAAGTTTTTTATATAAAAAACCATTTGAATTAAGTGGTGGACAATTGCAAAGATGTTCAATCTTAAGAGCAGTTTTGCAAAAGCCTGATTTGATTTTACTTGATGAACCGACTTCAGCACTTGATAATGTAACAGCTTATGAAACAATGAAGTTGATTTTAACCCTGCTTGATAGTTGTGCTATTTTATTGGTAACACATGATTTAGACTTGGCTTCTTGGTGCAGTGATAATATTATAAGGTTAGAAAATGGAAAATAG
- the rpsB gene encoding 30S ribosomal protein S2: protein MVTMKDLLECGVHFGHQTRRWNPKMKKFIFGVRKNIYIIDLQKTLRYFRYTYNVVKDRAAEGQTMIFVGTKKQASETIKKAAESCGMPYVNHRWLGGMLTNFGTIKKSIRKLEIIKKMREEGQLDLLTKKEALMLTRKEEKLELYLGGIKEMHKLPDMMFVLDAVKEKIAIAEARRLGITVIAPLDTNCDPDVVDLPIPGNDDAIRSIHLFCNEMAAAMNEGKAILAENNGEEVVEPVSQAEQDEVLAEAVAEGEAEGINVEGEEA, encoded by the coding sequence ATGGTTACAATGAAAGACCTATTAGAGTGCGGAGTACACTTCGGACACCAAACAAGAAGATGGAATCCAAAAATGAAAAAATTCATTTTCGGTGTTAGAAAAAATATCTATATTATAGATTTACAAAAAACTCTAAGATACTTTAGATATACATACAATGTTGTAAAAGATAGAGCTGCTGAAGGTCAAACAATGATTTTCGTAGGTACTAAAAAACAAGCTAGTGAAACAATCAAAAAAGCTGCTGAATCTTGTGGAATGCCATATGTAAACCACAGATGGTTAGGTGGAATGCTTACAAACTTTGGAACAATTAAAAAATCAATTAGAAAATTAGAAATTATTAAAAAAATGAGAGAAGAAGGGCAATTAGACCTTTTAACTAAAAAAGAAGCTTTAATGCTTACAAGAAAAGAGGAAAAACTAGAGTTATATCTTGGTGGAATTAAAGAGATGCACAAACTTCCAGATATGATGTTTGTTCTTGATGCTGTTAAAGAAAAAATTGCTATTGCAGAAGCTAGAAGATTAGGAATTACTGTTATTGCACCATTAGATACAAACTGTGATCCAGATGTTGTTGATTTACCAATTCCAGGAAATGATGATGCAATTAGATCAATTCACTTATTCTGCAACGAAATGGCTGCGGCTATGAATGAAGGTAAAGCAATTTTAGCTGAGAATAATGGTGAAGAAGTAGTTGAGCCAGTATCACAAGCTGAGCAAGATGAAGTTTTAGCTGAAGCTGTTGCAGAAGGTGAAGCTGAAGGAATTAATGTAGAAGGAGAAGAGGCATAA
- a CDS encoding heavy metal translocating P-type ATPase: MSKIVCNHCHLSFEQSIMIKDGDMNFCCAGCQTVFHILKEENLDSFYEKLGNKSIKAPLQVSNRDLEKFDSQNFLNNYTTKTKDGFTQIDLILEGIHCAACVWLNEKILYDTKGVVQADINFTTNKARVVFNKELINLSEIIKKIRSIGYNAYAYDSTLANEQANKAKQEFFVKIMVAVVCTMNIMMLSVGKYTGFFTGMSNDVKDMIHFAEFILTTPVLFYSGFVFYKGAYYGIRNRMVNMDLLVSTGASLTYLYSLSVLFGAKGESYFDSVAMIITFVLIGKYLEVIGKKSAIDTLDKIKSTLPLEATVIKNGIKETKALNEIEIGDIVEVKIGEKVPVDGKIVFGSSSFDESSLTGESLPVYKKLGDTLYSGTIILDSLVHYEVTKDFKNSTFSSIVTLLEDSLNSKPKIQTLANQLSRGFSLIILSIAFATFLVWYYFGLDLGFYFENTNQFERSFITAISVVVIACPCALALATPMASLVGISELAKKSLLFKEAKYIETLANANLVVFDKTGTLTKGELEVSHVDFFSKKQENIDILYSLLDSSTHPVSLAVKRYIEDNFEIKNQILLEDIQNVEAKGLKAKYKDIEVLGGNQALIDDFNIAFNSESKTTQYIFALSNKVIANFELKDEIKDDAKELIDYLKSQNIEIMMLTGDNEFVAKSVANSLDIKNYKAHLSPKDKADFIKSQKDIGKTVVMVGDGVNDSVALSFSDVAIAMGNGADVSMMVSDVVLLSSKLKSLKDAFIISKKTYKHIKQNLSFSLIYNALTIPIAMAGYIIPLFAALSMSLSSLVVVFNSLRIRLK, translated from the coding sequence TTGTCAAAAATAGTATGTAATCACTGTCATTTGTCGTTTGAACAGAGTATTATGATAAAAGATGGCGATATGAATTTTTGTTGTGCTGGTTGCCAAACTGTTTTTCATATATTAAAAGAAGAAAACCTTGATTCATTTTATGAGAAGTTAGGAAACAAAAGTATAAAAGCACCTTTACAAGTATCAAATAGAGATTTAGAAAAATTTGATTCACAAAATTTTCTAAATAACTATACAACAAAAACAAAAGATGGCTTTACTCAAATTGATCTTATTCTTGAAGGTATTCATTGTGCTGCTTGTGTTTGGTTAAATGAAAAGATTTTATATGATACAAAAGGTGTTGTTCAAGCAGATATAAATTTTACTACAAATAAAGCTAGAGTTGTTTTTAATAAAGAGTTAATAAACTTAAGTGAAATTATAAAAAAGATTAGAAGTATAGGTTACAACGCTTATGCTTATGATTCAACCCTTGCAAATGAACAAGCAAATAAAGCAAAACAAGAGTTCTTTGTAAAAATTATGGTTGCAGTTGTTTGTACTATGAATATTATGATGTTAAGTGTTGGAAAATATACAGGATTTTTTACAGGAATGAGCAATGATGTAAAAGATATGATACATTTTGCTGAGTTTATTCTTACAACGCCAGTTTTATTTTATAGTGGATTTGTATTCTATAAAGGTGCATATTATGGAATAAGAAATCGTATGGTAAATATGGATTTACTAGTAAGTACGGGTGCTAGTTTAACTTATCTTTACTCTTTGAGTGTTTTGTTTGGTGCAAAAGGAGAGAGCTATTTTGATTCAGTTGCAATGATTATTACTTTTGTATTAATTGGAAAATATCTTGAAGTAATTGGTAAAAAGTCAGCAATTGATACTTTGGATAAAATAAAATCAACTCTCCCTCTTGAGGCAACAGTTATTAAAAATGGAATAAAAGAGACAAAAGCTTTAAATGAGATAGAAATAGGGGATATTGTTGAAGTTAAGATTGGAGAAAAAGTACCAGTTGATGGAAAAATAGTTTTTGGTTCTTCATCTTTTGATGAATCAAGCTTAACAGGAGAATCTCTTCCAGTTTATAAAAAACTTGGAGATACTTTATATAGTGGAACAATTATTTTAGACTCTTTAGTTCATTATGAAGTTACAAAAGATTTTAAAAACTCAACTTTTTCATCAATTGTTACACTTTTAGAAGACTCTTTAAACTCAAAACCAAAAATTCAAACTTTGGCAAATCAACTTTCAAGAGGATTTAGTTTAATTATTTTATCTATTGCATTTGCTACATTCTTAGTTTGGTACTATTTTGGACTTGATTTAGGATTTTATTTTGAAAATACAAATCAGTTTGAAAGATCATTTATAACAGCTATTTCTGTTGTAGTTATCGCATGTCCTTGTGCTTTGGCACTTGCAACTCCAATGGCAAGTTTAGTAGGAATTAGTGAATTGGCAAAAAAATCTCTACTCTTTAAAGAGGCAAAATATATTGAAACTTTAGCAAATGCAAATCTTGTAGTTTTTGATAAAACAGGAACTCTTACAAAAGGAGAATTAGAAGTTAGTCATGTAGATTTTTTCTCAAAAAAGCAAGAAAATATTGATATTCTTTACTCTTTACTTGATAGTTCAACTCATCCAGTTAGCCTTGCAGTTAAAAGATATATTGAAGATAATTTTGAGATAAAAAATCAAATATTATTAGAAGATATACAAAATGTTGAAGCAAAAGGATTAAAAGCAAAATATAAAGATATTGAAGTTTTAGGTGGAAATCAAGCTTTAATAGATGATTTTAATATAGCTTTTAATAGTGAATCAAAAACTACACAATATATATTTGCTTTAAGTAATAAAGTTATTGCAAATTTTGAATTAAAAGATGAGATAAAAGATGATGCAAAAGAGTTAATAGATTATCTAAAATCACAAAATATTGAAATTATGATGCTTACAGGTGATAATGAATTTGTAGCAAAAAGTGTTGCAAATAGTTTAGATATCAAAAACTACAAAGCACACTTAAGCCCAAAAGATAAAGCAGATTTTATAAAATCACAAAAAGATATTGGGAAAACTGTTGTTATGGTTGGAGATGGAGTAAATGATAGTGTTGCTTTAAGTTTTAGTGATGTTGCAATCGCTATGGGAAATGGAGCAGATGTTTCTATGATGGTTTCAGATGTTGTTTTATTAAGCTCAAAATTAAAATCTTTAAAAGATGCATTTATAATCTCTAAAAAAACATATAAACATATAAAACAAAATCTATCTTTCTCTTTGATTTACAATGCACTTACAATTCCAATAGCAATGGCTGGATATATAATCCCACTATTTGCAGCACTTTCAATGAGTTTAAGCTCTTTGGTGGTAGTATTTAATTCACTAAGAATAAGATTAAAATAA
- a CDS encoding c-type cytochrome, with translation MKKIVLATVALAGFAFAAAPASYNACKACHGVKGETNITTQNKSHIPANLTKAEIVKSLNGYKDGSYGGALKGLMKGQVARLSDADIQALADYMGK, from the coding sequence ATGAAAAAAATCGTTTTAGCTACAGTTGCTTTAGCAGGTTTTGCATTTGCTGCTGCCCCAGCTTCATATAATGCATGTAAAGCATGTCATGGTGTTAAAGGTGAGACAAATATCACTACTCAAAACAAATCTCATATCCCAGCTAACTTAACAAAAGCAGAGATTGTAAAGTCTCTTAATGGTTATAAAGATGGTTCTTATGGTGGAGCTTTAAAAGGTCTTATGAAAGGTCAAGTTGCTAGATTATCAGATGCTGATATTCAAGCTTTAGCTGACTATATGGGTAAATAA
- the ccoS gene encoding cbb3-type cytochrome oxidase assembly protein CcoS produces the protein MIDDTLFFMLMVGLAVSGLMLLLFIWAAKSGQFDDSSKVTQGLLFDSEDDLNDAVKKENSIKEAKSQANKKRKE, from the coding sequence ATGATTGATGATACACTATTTTTTATGCTAATGGTAGGATTAGCAGTTTCTGGATTAATGCTTTTACTTTTTATTTGGGCTGCAAAATCAGGACAATTTGATGATTCAAGTAAAGTTACTCAAGGATTATTATTTGATAGTGAAGATGATTTAAATGATGCAGTAAAAAAAGAGAATTCTATAAAAGAAGCAAAATCTCAAGCAAATAAAAAAAGGAAAGAGTAA
- the gmk gene encoding guanylate kinase, translated as MYEIKGAILIVSGPSGCGKSTLLRDVFKNIPNSYFSISTTTRAPREGEVNGIDYFFVSKEEFEKDIKNANFLEYAKVHDNYYGTSLKPVIEALNEGKLVVFDIDVQGHKIIRKKLHNVVTSVFITTPTLKILEQRLTSRDTDSQDIIAKRIKNAKNEVEEFLDYDYLIINEKLDKASNELVSIARVARIKSKLFEKDEILNSWLESK; from the coding sequence ATGTATGAAATAAAAGGTGCTATTTTAATTGTCTCAGGACCAAGTGGATGTGGAAAATCAACTCTTTTAAGAGATGTTTTTAAAAATATCCCAAATAGCTATTTTTCTATTTCAACAACAACAAGAGCCCCAAGAGAGGGAGAAGTAAATGGAATCGATTACTTTTTTGTTAGCAAAGAGGAGTTTGAAAAAGATATTAAAAATGCAAATTTTTTAGAGTATGCAAAAGTTCATGATAATTATTATGGAACTTCTTTAAAACCTGTTATTGAAGCATTAAATGAAGGTAAATTAGTTGTTTTTGATATAGATGTTCAAGGGCATAAGATTATTAGAAAAAAACTACACAATGTAGTAACTTCTGTTTTTATAACAACTCCAACTCTAAAAATATTAGAGCAAAGATTAACTTCAAGAGATACAGATAGCCAAGATATTATTGCAAAAAGAATTAAAAATGCTAAAAATGAAGTAGAAGAATTTTTAGATTATGATTATTTAATTATAAATGAAAAACTTGATAAAGCTTCAAATGAGTTAGTCTCAATTGCTAGAGTTGCTAGAATTAAATCAAAATTATTTGAAAAAGATGAGATTTTAAATAGTTGGCTAGAAAGTAAGTAG
- a CDS encoding UDP-N-acetylmuramoyl-L-alanyl-D-glutamate--2,6-diaminopimelate ligase — translation MKLIIKDKIFTDNTNELEKDSIFVVSKQNSKFENIAKDGGFQTISSNELKNYLDMSSIKIIGITGTNGKTTTATTIYNIFLALGYKVALQGTRGFFINGKQEEEYSLTTPVQIGNFVNIQKAINSSCEFFIMEVSSHAIEQNRIEGLNFALKIHTNITRDHLDYHKTVEEYINIKNLFLSDESLKLVNIDDKVLKYNPKNAYRYSINSSSDFKVDSYNLENMMKVEFINENKRYNFSSKMLGVFNIYNLMASISAVKLLTKNSFEEICETLKNYCGVSGRVEIVSLNPLVIVDFAHTPDGMEEVLKSFPNKEIICLFGAGGNRDSAKRPLMGKVAEKYSKQIVITSDNPRFEEPKAIIEDILSGIENKRDVLVEENRKEALKKAISLADENSVVLVLGKGDEATQIIKDEKIHFSDKEEIIKLLK, via the coding sequence ATGAAGCTAATCATAAAAGATAAAATATTTACAGATAATACAAATGAATTAGAAAAAGATAGTATATTTGTTGTTTCAAAACAGAATTCAAAGTTTGAAAATATAGCAAAAGATGGCGGATTTCAAACAATATCTTCAAATGAACTAAAAAATTATTTAGATATGAGTAGTATTAAAATCATTGGAATAACTGGAACAAATGGTAAAACAACAACAGCTACTACAATATATAATATATTTTTAGCTCTTGGATATAAAGTTGCTTTACAAGGAACAAGAGGATTTTTTATAAATGGAAAACAAGAAGAGGAGTACTCTTTAACAACTCCTGTTCAAATTGGGAATTTTGTGAATATCCAAAAAGCTATAAATAGCTCTTGTGAATTTTTTATTATGGAAGTAAGTTCTCATGCAATTGAACAAAATAGAATTGAGGGTTTGAATTTTGCACTAAAAATCCATACAAATATAACAAGAGATCATCTTGATTATCATAAAACAGTAGAAGAGTATATAAATATAAAAAATCTTTTTTTAAGTGATGAGTCTTTAAAACTTGTAAATATAGATGATAAAGTTCTAAAATATAATCCTAAAAATGCTTATAGATATTCAATAAATAGTAGTTCAGATTTTAAAGTAGATTCATACAATCTTGAAAATATGATGAAAGTTGAATTTATAAATGAAAATAAAAGATATAATTTTTCATCAAAAATGCTAGGAGTTTTTAATATTTATAATCTTATGGCATCAATTTCTGCTGTAAAACTACTTACGAAAAATAGCTTTGAAGAGATTTGTGAAACTTTGAAAAATTATTGTGGAGTTAGTGGAAGAGTAGAAATTGTATCTTTAAATCCACTTGTAATTGTAGATTTTGCTCATACACCTGATGGAATGGAAGAGGTTCTTAAAAGTTTCCCAAATAAAGAGATTATCTGTCTATTTGGAGCTGGTGGAAATCGTGATAGTGCAAAAAGACCACTTATGGGAAAAGTTGCAGAGAAATATTCTAAGCAAATAGTTATAACAAGTGACAATCCAAGATTTGAAGAGCCAAAAGCTATCATAGAAGATATTTTATCTGGAATAGAGAATAAAAGAGATGTTTTAGTAGAAGAGAATAGAAAAGAAGCCTTAAAAAAAGCTATCTCTTTAGCAGATGAAAATAGTGTTGTCTTAGTTTTAGGAAAAGGTGATGAAGCAACACAGATTATAAAAGATGAGAAGATACATTTTTCAGATAAAGAGGAGATAATCAAGCTATTAAAATAG
- a CDS encoding ABC transporter ATP-binding protein has protein sequence MSEKLKNSETPASLLLEAKNISHNFDYELFKDINLKVNSKESIAIIGTSGSGKSTFLNILSSLLKPTTGNVVFKSKDIYSLKQNDVLKIRREDFGIIFQAHYLFRGFSAEENLEVAKYLSNKEIDYDFLKELDIAHVLNQGVGELSGGQQQRLSIARILLKKPKIIFADEPTGNLDKYTALLVMNALFKYVKEQDAALVLVTHEESLAFMCDRVLKLEELKLKEIKE, from the coding sequence GTGAGTGAAAAATTGAAAAATAGTGAAACTCCTGCATCTTTACTACTTGAAGCAAAAAATATATCACACAATTTTGACTATGAACTTTTTAAAGATATAAATTTAAAAGTAAATTCTAAAGAATCGATTGCAATTATTGGTACTAGTGGAAGTGGAAAATCTACATTTTTAAATATTTTATCTTCACTTTTAAAGCCAACAACTGGAAATGTTGTTTTTAAAAGTAAAGATATATATTCATTAAAACAAAATGATGTATTAAAAATAAGAAGAGAAGATTTTGGAATTATTTTTCAAGCACATTACTTATTTAGAGGTTTTAGTGCAGAAGAGAATTTGGAAGTTGCAAAATATTTAAGTAATAAAGAGATAGACTATGATTTTCTAAAAGAGCTTGATATAGCTCATGTATTGAATCAAGGAGTTGGAGAACTTAGTGGAGGACAACAACAAAGATTGTCTATTGCTAGGATTCTTTTAAAAAAACCAAAAATTATTTTTGCAGATGAACCAACAGGAAATTTGGATAAATATACAGCACTTTTGGTTATGAATGCTCTATTTAAATATGTAAAAGAACAAGATGCCGCTTTAGTTCTTGTAACTCATGAAGAGAGTTTAGCTTTTATGTGTGATAGAGTTTTAAAACTTGAAGAGCTTAAATTAAAGGAGATAAAAGAGTGA
- a CDS encoding EAL domain-containing response regulator codes for MNKEIETLKNITVLYAEDEKELRDVTAGFLESFTKVQYIASDGEEAFNLFLEHQDSIDLIITDINMPHLNGMDMIKKIKEINRKIPIIITTAFSNKEYLLEAINIGVDKYVLKPVDISKLLQAMNQSLNYHELKDLYTDNLTNLANKNKLLRDFNNSNSDLMALLDIDEFVATNDLFGEVIGDKILISFAKKMKEFFSQSRFLLYRIESDKFAIVPKDYLEIETFFAICKEFLEKIENDVFLIDDNEIDVNITIGLANGKGEKAYKYTKRIINYARKKFQKIMIYDDSYNIHKSFEDNITWIKQLKIGFKENLLKAYFQPIVDTNTKETLKYEALIRYIAPCGKVHGPFEFLEVAKKTKMYPNIIKVILDDSLKLIKEKNKKVSVNISYIDLIDEKTTKYIYDFLEKNKKYANSFEFEVLESEEISDFNLIKEFISNVSKYGCIVGIDDFGAGYSNFHILSKLAIDFVKIDGSLIKDVHNSKDLEVIVKTIVSIAKNFGIKTVAEFVATESIYNKVNELNIDCSQGYFFDMPLTFEEII; via the coding sequence ATGAATAAAGAGATAGAAACACTAAAAAATATTACAGTTTTATATGCTGAAGATGAAAAAGAGTTGAGAGATGTTACCGCTGGTTTTTTAGAATCATTTACAAAAGTTCAATATATAGCTTCTGATGGAGAAGAAGCTTTTAATCTATTTTTAGAGCATCAAGATAGTATAGACCTAATAATAACTGATATAAATATGCCTCACTTAAATGGTATGGATATGATAAAAAAAATCAAAGAGATAAATAGAAAAATTCCTATTATTATCACAACTGCTTTTTCAAATAAAGAGTATTTACTTGAAGCTATTAATATTGGTGTAGATAAATATGTTTTAAAACCTGTTGATATTTCAAAACTTCTTCAAGCTATGAATCAATCATTAAATTATCATGAATTAAAAGATTTATATACAGACAATCTTACAAATCTTGCAAATAAAAATAAATTATTAAGAGATTTTAATAACTCAAATAGTGATCTTATGGCTTTACTAGATATAGATGAATTTGTAGCTACAAATGACCTTTTTGGAGAAGTTATAGGTGATAAGATTTTAATATCATTTGCAAAAAAGATGAAAGAGTTCTTTTCTCAAAGTAGATTTTTATTATATAGAATAGAGTCAGATAAATTTGCAATAGTTCCAAAAGACTATTTAGAAATAGAGACTTTTTTTGCTATTTGTAAAGAGTTTTTAGAAAAAATAGAAAATGATGTCTTTTTAATTGATGATAATGAAATTGATGTAAACATAACAATAGGATTAGCAAATGGAAAAGGTGAAAAAGCATATAAATATACAAAAAGAATTATAAATTATGCTAGAAAAAAATTCCAAAAAATTATGATTTATGATGATTCTTACAATATTCATAAATCATTTGAAGATAATATTACTTGGATAAAACAGTTAAAAATAGGATTCAAGGAGAATCTTTTAAAAGCTTATTTTCAACCAATTGTAGACACAAATACAAAAGAAACACTAAAATATGAAGCACTAATCAGATATATAGCTCCTTGTGGTAAAGTTCATGGACCATTTGAGTTTTTAGAAGTTGCAAAGAAAACAAAAATGTATCCAAATATAATAAAAGTAATTCTTGATGATTCATTAAAACTTATAAAAGAGAAAAATAAAAAAGTATCTGTAAATATCTCTTATATAGATTTAATTGATGAAAAAACTACAAAATATATTTATGATTTTTTAGAAAAAAATAAGAAATATGCAAATAGTTTTGAATTTGAAGTTTTAGAATCTGAAGAGATATCTGATTTTAATTTAATAAAAGAGTTTATATCTAATGTCTCTAAATATGGTTGTATTGTTGGAATTGATGATTTTGGTGCTGGTTACTCAAATTTTCATATTTTATCAAAATTAGCAATAGATTTTGTAAAAATTGATGGCTCTTTAATAAAAGATGTTCATAATTCAAAAGATTTAGAAGTAATTGTAAAAACAATTGTAAGTATTGCTAAGAATTTTGGAATAAAAACAGTAGCAGAGTTTGTAGCAACAGAGAGTATTTATAATAAAGTAAATGAACTAAATATAGATTGTTCTCAGGGGTATTTTTTCGATATGCCTTTAACTTTTGAAGAGATAATTTAA